In Dyadobacter subterraneus, a single genomic region encodes these proteins:
- a CDS encoding efflux RND transporter periplasmic adaptor subunit: MKNYHLAVLLGISFYTSSCTTQSKDTAESKDSILTIPVTVLKTQNTELHREYVGDIHAVKNVEIYARVKGYLEEVYVDEGKEVKKGQILFRINSEEYAAELAKANASLQSAIADAKGAELEMGRVKMLVEKNVVSKTELDVAKAKYAAVTARIEEAKSMKSNAAILLAHTQIKAPFDGMIDRLPFKIGSLINEGTLLTTLSDTKNVFAYFNVSENEYLEYTKAKDAASNQNAIVELELADGSFFKHKGKIETMEGAFDEGTGSIAFRARFANPEKLLKHGSTGTIRLTNTVENALLIPQKAAFEIQDKSFVYVLGKDNKIKTRSFVPKSRLSGYYIVKSGLEPGETIIYEGLQGLKDGVTINPKMITLDSVKPEKSNIELTAR; this comes from the coding sequence ATGAAAAATTATCATTTGGCTGTATTACTTGGTATAAGCTTTTATACCTCCAGCTGTACTACCCAAAGCAAAGATACCGCAGAAAGCAAAGACTCGATTTTAACGATACCCGTTACCGTTTTAAAAACCCAGAATACAGAATTGCACCGGGAATATGTCGGTGATATTCATGCTGTAAAAAACGTAGAAATTTACGCCCGTGTAAAAGGATATCTTGAAGAAGTTTACGTGGATGAAGGCAAGGAAGTGAAAAAAGGACAAATACTTTTCCGCATAAACAGTGAAGAATATGCAGCAGAACTGGCCAAAGCCAATGCAAGTTTGCAAAGTGCTATTGCTGATGCAAAAGGAGCGGAACTGGAAATGGGCCGCGTGAAAATGCTGGTAGAAAAAAATGTAGTTTCAAAAACAGAACTTGACGTTGCCAAGGCTAAATATGCAGCCGTGACGGCAAGGATTGAAGAAGCGAAATCGATGAAATCAAATGCGGCCATTCTGCTTGCTCATACCCAGATTAAAGCTCCTTTTGACGGCATGATTGACAGGCTCCCTTTTAAAATCGGTAGTTTGATCAATGAAGGAACGTTATTGACTACCCTTTCGGATACTAAAAATGTTTTTGCATATTTCAATGTCTCTGAAAACGAATATCTGGAATATACAAAAGCAAAAGACGCAGCATCTAACCAAAATGCGATCGTAGAGCTCGAACTTGCGGACGGCTCTTTTTTCAAACATAAGGGAAAAATAGAAACAATGGAAGGAGCTTTCGATGAAGGAACGGGCTCTATTGCTTTCCGGGCACGTTTTGCAAATCCTGAAAAACTGTTAAAACATGGTTCAACCGGTACAATCAGATTGACAAATACTGTTGAAAATGCCCTTTTAATTCCTCAGAAAGCCGCCTTTGAAATTCAGGATAAAAGCTTTGTTTACGTTTTAGGAAAAGACAATAAAATAAAGACCAGAAGCTTCGTTCCCAAATCGAGGCTTTCAGGATATTACATTGTAAAGTCAGGGTTAGAGCCGGGAGAAACGATTATATATGAGGGACTTCAGGGATTGAAAGATGGCGTTACGATTAATCCAAAAATGATCACTTTGGATTCTGTTAAACCAGAAAAGAGCAACATCGAGCTTACAGCACGATAA
- a CDS encoding ABC transporter ATP-binding protein, protein MSENNKSQPSAAPGGMPGSGSVRRFSAEKPKNINLTMRRLWGYLQKNKLGLLTVVLFILINTSASLTGSYLLRPLINDYIIPKDVNGLIHMLGIMLVIYVAGATAAYLQSRFMIIISQKTVNEMRNDLFKKLQSLPLQFFDTNSHGDLMSRFTNDVDLISESLNNSLTQIFTSIITLTGTFLLMLYISPLLTLVTLVMVPLMLFLASQVIKRSKNYFIAQQKAVGITNGYIEEIITGIKVVKVFGYEEKAEADFEKLNFDLRDKATKAQMFSGMMMPIMINMSTINYALTATIGGILAVTRGLDIGGLASFLQYSRQFGRPINELSSQLNSLQAALAGAERVFEMMDQLPEPADSENAVTLSKVQGEVRFENVTFSYSPDKVILHDINLSVKPGHKIAFVGSTGAGKTTIINLLPRFYDIQSGKITIDGIDIKDISRESLRKSLAIVLQDTHLFTGTVMENIRYGRLTATDEEVIHAAELANAHSFISRMPQGYNTVLDGDGSNLSQGQRQLLNIARATVAEAPILILDEATSSIDTRTEKLIEEGMDTLMNGKTTFVIAHRLSTVRNADEIIVLEYGRIIERGSHNDLMLKKGKYYQLYTGQFS, encoded by the coding sequence ATGAGCGAAAATAACAAATCACAACCTTCGGCAGCTCCGGGCGGAATGCCGGGATCGGGTTCAGTAAGACGGTTTTCAGCAGAAAAACCAAAAAATATTAACCTGACGATGCGTCGGCTTTGGGGATATTTGCAAAAAAATAAACTGGGACTGCTCACTGTGGTTTTATTTATTTTGATCAATACATCCGCTTCTCTAACCGGATCTTATCTGCTTCGCCCGCTGATCAATGATTACATTATTCCAAAAGACGTAAACGGACTGATTCACATGCTCGGGATCATGCTGGTGATCTATGTAGCGGGCGCAACAGCAGCTTATCTGCAAAGTCGTTTCATGATTATTATTTCTCAAAAAACGGTTAACGAAATGAGAAATGATCTGTTCAAAAAGCTGCAATCGCTTCCTTTACAGTTTTTTGACACAAATAGTCATGGTGATTTAATGAGCCGTTTCACCAATGATGTAGATCTGATCAGCGAATCATTAAATAACAGTTTGACCCAGATTTTCACCAGCATCATTACGCTTACAGGAACATTTCTGCTCATGTTATACATTAGTCCGCTGCTGACTTTGGTAACGTTGGTGATGGTTCCGCTTATGCTTTTCCTGGCTTCCCAGGTTATCAAAAGAAGTAAAAATTATTTCATTGCCCAGCAAAAGGCAGTGGGGATAACGAATGGTTATATTGAAGAAATCATTACCGGAATCAAAGTCGTGAAAGTATTTGGTTATGAAGAAAAAGCAGAAGCCGATTTCGAAAAACTGAATTTCGATCTTCGTGATAAAGCAACAAAAGCACAAATGTTTTCGGGTATGATGATGCCGATTATGATCAACATGAGTACGATCAATTACGCTTTAACAGCGACAATCGGTGGAATTCTGGCCGTAACACGAGGTTTGGATATTGGCGGACTCGCTTCATTTCTTCAATATTCACGACAATTTGGAAGACCGATTAATGAATTATCCAGTCAGTTAAACAGTTTACAAGCTGCATTGGCCGGAGCTGAACGTGTTTTTGAAATGATGGATCAACTGCCAGAACCGGCAGATTCCGAAAACGCCGTAACACTTTCAAAAGTGCAAGGCGAAGTTCGTTTTGAAAATGTGACCTTCAGTTATAGCCCGGATAAGGTGATTTTGCACGATATAAACTTGTCCGTAAAACCAGGACATAAAATTGCTTTTGTAGGTTCTACAGGAGCAGGAAAAACAACGATCATTAATTTACTTCCAAGATTTTATGACATCCAATCAGGAAAAATCACGATTGATGGCATTGATATAAAAGACATTTCAAGAGAAAGTTTAAGAAAATCACTCGCCATCGTTTTACAGGATACGCATTTATTTACCGGAACCGTGATGGAAAATATTCGCTACGGAAGATTAACGGCTACGGATGAGGAAGTAATTCATGCGGCTGAACTTGCCAATGCACATTCTTTCATATCCAGGATGCCGCAAGGTTATAATACCGTTTTGGATGGCGATGGAAGTAATTTAAGTCAGGGACAAAGACAGTTACTGAACATTGCCCGCGCCACAGTTGCGGAAGCACCAATTTTAATTCTGGATGAGGCAACAAGTTCGATCGATACCAGAACGGAAAAGCTGATCGAGGAAGGAATGGATACCTTGATGAATGGTAAAACTACCTTTGTAATCGCTCACCGATTATCGACAGTCAGAAATGCGGATGAAATTATTGTGCTGGAATATGGACGTATCATTGAGCGGGGAAGCCACAATGATCTGATGTTGAAAAAGGGGAAATACTATCAGTTATACACCGGACAGTTTTCCTGA
- a CDS encoding ABC transporter ATP-binding protein, whose amino-acid sequence MKRYLQFIKKYQTAMILGPFLAIIDVFGEIVQPMLMSDIVDVGIKNQDTHYILKMGALMIGLSLVAIVGGIGNVYFSSKSSVGFASELRQGLFKKIQEFSFSNIDTYSSASLVTRLTNDINTLQQVVMMSLRLLIRAPLMLVCAVIFALQINHQLTLIIAVAIPVLSLAIFIIMKKGIPYFTKMQKKLDRVNAAIQENLTNIRVVKSFVRSDFEEQKFSVANNDLMEMSVKASTIVILIMPVMMLIMNVSIVAVVWFGGNKVMTGDLQVGQLMSFISYITQILIALMLLSMTIMMFSRASASSKRIIEVLDTKIDINDTPSALGQNLQIHKGKVEFRDVCFKYKTESDLFVLKDISFTAVPGELIAIIGATGSAKTSLVQLIPRLYDVTEGQVLIDGVDVRDYSLKHLREATATVLQKNVLFSGTIKSNLKWGKPDASDEELISAAKDAQAHDFIMSFPLQYETILGQGGVNLSGGQQQRLCIARALLKKPTILILDDSTSAVDTATEAKIRTALQENHNNTTTFIIAQRISSIESVDRIIILDDGRIIGVGTHDELMKTNAVYQEIYQSQQQNEAIAS is encoded by the coding sequence ATGAAAAGATATCTTCAGTTTATAAAAAAATACCAGACGGCAATGATTCTCGGCCCATTCCTGGCCATCATTGATGTTTTTGGAGAAATTGTCCAGCCAATGCTGATGTCAGACATTGTGGATGTCGGAATAAAGAATCAGGACACGCATTACATACTGAAAATGGGTGCGCTCATGATTGGTTTGTCTCTGGTAGCAATCGTTGGCGGTATCGGAAATGTTTATTTTTCTTCCAAGTCATCCGTCGGTTTTGCCAGTGAATTACGACAAGGTTTGTTCAAAAAGATTCAGGAATTTTCTTTTTCAAATATTGATACTTACAGCAGCGCATCGTTGGTAACACGGTTAACAAATGACATAAATACCTTACAACAGGTAGTAATGATGTCTTTACGTTTGTTAATCCGTGCTCCGTTAATGCTGGTTTGCGCTGTAATTTTTGCTTTACAGATTAACCATCAATTAACCCTTATTATTGCCGTAGCGATTCCGGTTTTAAGTCTTGCCATTTTCATTATCATGAAAAAAGGCATTCCTTATTTTACCAAAATGCAGAAAAAACTGGATCGCGTTAATGCCGCAATTCAGGAAAACCTCACCAATATACGCGTTGTCAAATCTTTCGTCAGAAGTGATTTTGAAGAACAAAAATTTTCAGTCGCTAATAATGATCTTATGGAAATGTCAGTCAAGGCGTCAACAATTGTCATTTTGATCATGCCGGTGATGATGCTGATCATGAATGTTTCGATTGTCGCGGTTGTCTGGTTTGGCGGAAATAAAGTTATGACAGGCGATTTGCAGGTTGGGCAGCTAATGTCTTTCATAAGTTACATTACCCAGATCCTGATCGCGCTGATGTTACTTTCCATGACAATTATGATGTTTTCCCGTGCAAGTGCTTCCTCAAAAAGAATCATTGAAGTGCTTGATACCAAAATTGATATCAACGATACGCCATCCGCATTAGGCCAGAATTTACAAATTCATAAGGGAAAAGTGGAGTTCCGGGACGTGTGTTTCAAATATAAAACTGAAAGTGATCTTTTTGTTTTGAAAGACATCAGTTTCACCGCAGTTCCTGGTGAACTGATCGCTATTATCGGTGCGACAGGTTCTGCCAAAACAAGTCTGGTCCAGCTTATTCCAAGATTGTATGATGTTACCGAAGGGCAAGTTTTAATTGATGGCGTGGACGTCCGGGATTATTCGCTGAAACATTTGCGGGAAGCGACGGCAACGGTACTTCAAAAAAACGTTTTGTTTTCAGGAACAATAAAAAGTAATCTGAAATGGGGAAAGCCTGATGCCAGTGATGAAGAACTCATTTCAGCTGCAAAAGATGCCCAGGCGCATGACTTCATTATGTCGTTCCCTTTACAATACGAAACGATTCTCGGACAAGGTGGTGTAAATCTTTCCGGCGGTCAGCAGCAGAGATTATGTATCGCCCGAGCACTTTTGAAAAAACCAACCATTCTCATTCTGGATGATAGTACAAGTGCCGTTGATACAGCTACGGAGGCAAAAATCCGGACGGCTTTGCAGGAAAATCATAATAATACAACCACGTTTATCATCGCACAAAGAATCAGTTCCATCGAGTCTGTCGACAGGATTATTATTCTGGACGACGGACGGATTATCGGCGTCGGAACGCATGATGAACTGATGAAAACCAACGCGGTTTATCAGGAAATTTACCAGTCTCAACAGCAAAATGAAGCCATAGCCTCATGA
- a CDS encoding GNAT family N-acetyltransferase, with protein sequence MKVFQIKTPTFILTKMTSADSDKYYRLSNNDKVMKFVTGAALSREESDKMLAQILRENGTNDYFGRYLIEEIKTGALVGAAKLEPYGTEVEIGYRIMEEYWGKGVATSIAKSLIRFSLKTFNPTAVIAFVNIHNAASIRVLEKAGMENVESIEDIDEEKFKFSYSPKTNSIMKKALYILLGLIGIFLIAAFIMPKDYAVEREIVVNKPKAEVFEYLKSLKNQDNWSVWMRMDPNIKKTYKGTDGTIGFTSMWEGNDDVGKGEQEIKKIDEGERIDTELRFIEPFESKNDAYMITENAGENQTKVKWGFSGKMPYPMNAMLPFMGMEKSVGSDFSNGLKNLKEILEK encoded by the coding sequence ATGAAAGTATTTCAGATTAAAACCCCGACGTTCATTTTAACAAAAATGACGAGCGCTGACAGCGACAAATATTACAGACTGAGTAACAACGATAAGGTAATGAAATTTGTGACCGGTGCTGCGCTAAGCCGTGAGGAATCGGACAAGATGCTGGCGCAGATTCTTCGGGAAAATGGTACCAACGATTATTTTGGAAGATATTTAATTGAAGAAATAAAAACAGGAGCTTTGGTAGGCGCCGCAAAACTGGAACCTTACGGAACCGAAGTGGAGATTGGATATAGGATTATGGAAGAATATTGGGGCAAAGGCGTGGCCACTTCCATAGCGAAATCCTTGATTCGGTTTTCACTTAAAACATTTAATCCGACTGCTGTAATCGCATTTGTGAACATTCACAATGCTGCTTCGATAAGAGTTTTGGAAAAGGCCGGGATGGAAAACGTTGAAAGCATTGAAGACATTGATGAAGAAAAATTCAAATTCAGTTATTCACCTAAAACGAACTCGATCATGAAAAAAGCGCTCTACATTCTACTTGGACTCATCGGGATTTTCCTGATTGCAGCCTTCATTATGCCAAAAGATTATGCAGTTGAACGAGAAATAGTGGTTAATAAACCGAAAGCCGAAGTTTTCGAATATTTGAAATCCTTGAAAAATCAGGATAACTGGAGTGTTTGGATGCGGATGGATCCTAATATAAAAAAGACATATAAAGGCACGGATGGGACAATAGGTTTTACGTCTATGTGGGAGGGAAATGATGATGTTGGGAAAGGGGAGCAGGAAATAAAAAAGATTGACGAAGGAGAGCGCATTGATACTGAATTACGGTTTATTGAACCTTTTGAATCTAAGAATGATGCTTACATGATTACTGAAAATGCCGGCGAAAACCAGACAAAAGTAAAATGGGGATTTTCAGGAAAAATGCCGTATCCGATGAATGCGATGCTGCCGTTTATGGGTATGGAAAAATCTGTAGGCAGTGATTTTTCCAATGGATTGAAGAACTTGAAAGAGATTTTGGAAAAATAG
- a CDS encoding YdeI/OmpD-associated family protein, protein MGTRLPRIDEYIIKSAEFAIPILDYWRELVHAACPDVKEVMKWSMPFFEYKNGNLCSMASFKYHCGFHFWLYSKMKDPDKLFSVDGENSGMGQFGKITKIEELPSEEQIIALIHDAMSLIDNGVKITKDPAKKVVKELVIPDYILEAIDDNPDALENFKKFTLSQKKEYVDWIVEAKSETTRVKRMERAVEWIEEGKTRNWKYQR, encoded by the coding sequence ATGGGTACCAGACTACCACGAATAGATGAATATATTATTAAATCGGCTGAATTCGCAATTCCGATTTTAGATTATTGGCGTGAACTTGTTCATGCAGCCTGTCCGGATGTCAAAGAAGTCATGAAATGGAGTATGCCATTTTTTGAGTACAAAAATGGCAATTTGTGTAGTATGGCGTCTTTTAAGTATCATTGCGGATTCCATTTCTGGCTTTACTCCAAGATGAAAGATCCGGATAAATTGTTTTCAGTAGATGGAGAAAACAGTGGTATGGGACAGTTTGGTAAGATTACAAAAATTGAGGAACTGCCATCAGAAGAGCAGATTATTGCCCTTATACACGACGCCATGTCTTTAATTGATAATGGTGTGAAAATTACCAAAGACCCCGCAAAGAAAGTTGTGAAGGAGTTGGTGATACCGGATTATATTCTGGAAGCTATTGATGATAACCCTGATGCGCTGGAAAATTTTAAAAAGTTTACGCTATCGCAAAAAAAGGAATATGTCGACTGGATTGTTGAAGCAAAAAGCGAAACGACCAGAGTGAAAAGAATGGAGCGAGCTGTGGAATGGATAGAAGAGGGGAAGACAAGGAACTGGAAATATCAAAGATAG
- a CDS encoding HmuY family protein — translation MLTSLLFISTLVTSVPDGSSFSQPTKFESNMRNEISKAEIHVIKDFSAVTQANTYNYFSLTSESEVAAADAKTTKWDLAFSGTTILTNGGTSGSGQGGAIVVEKPFDTITEAPKDGYKVDGGSGNAIASGSGNSWYKYDMSVHAILPIVGRTIIVKTAEGKFAKIEFISYYKGAPEDVPTEESKYYTFRYVLADENGKF, via the coding sequence ATGCTTACATCTCTTTTATTTATTTCAACATTAGTAACTTCGGTACCAGACGGGTCATCTTTTAGCCAACCTACTAAATTCGAATCCAATATGCGTAACGAAATTTCAAAAGCTGAGATCCATGTCATCAAAGATTTCAGTGCAGTAACACAAGCGAATACATACAATTATTTCAGCCTCACCAGCGAAAGCGAAGTAGCTGCGGCGGATGCTAAAACCACCAAATGGGATCTGGCTTTCAGTGGGACAACTATCCTGACAAACGGCGGAACCAGCGGATCAGGACAAGGCGGTGCAATTGTTGTTGAAAAACCATTTGATACCATTACCGAAGCCCCAAAAGATGGTTACAAAGTAGATGGCGGAAGCGGAAACGCCATTGCAAGCGGGAGTGGAAATTCCTGGTACAAATATGATATGAGCGTCCATGCAATCCTTCCGATTGTCGGCAGAACGATTATTGTAAAAACAGCAGAAGGCAAATTCGCCAAAATCGAATTTATAAGTTATTACAAAGGTGCGCCGGAAGATGTGCCAACGGAAGAATCAAAATACTATACTTTCAGATATGTACTGGCCGACGAAAACGGCAAATTCTAA